A single region of the Hoeflea prorocentri genome encodes:
- the cobU gene encoding bifunctional adenosylcobinamide kinase/adenosylcobinamide-phosphate guanylyltransferase, whose translation MTTLGPGVTFILGGARSGKSAFAEELVISSGLEAVYLATAQSLDGEMEDRIQRHRDRRGADWKTVEEPLELVASLRTQVRPGRAVLVDCLTLWITNLMLAERDIAAETQTLIDRLKDISGSVVLVSNEVGLGIVPENAMARAFRDHAGHLHQRVASCARNVFFVAAGLPLKMKG comes from the coding sequence ATGACCACGCTCGGCCCTGGTGTGACGTTCATTCTCGGCGGTGCCCGCTCCGGTAAATCCGCCTTTGCCGAAGAGCTGGTGATTTCAAGCGGCCTTGAGGCGGTTTATCTGGCGACCGCTCAATCCCTCGACGGTGAAATGGAAGACCGTATCCAACGTCATCGCGATCGGCGCGGTGCTGACTGGAAGACTGTCGAGGAGCCCTTGGAGCTCGTCGCGTCCTTGCGCACGCAAGTGCGTCCAGGTCGCGCTGTTCTGGTTGATTGCCTGACGCTTTGGATAACCAACCTGATGCTCGCTGAGCGCGATATCGCTGCTGAAACACAGACGCTCATCGATCGGCTCAAGGATATCAGCGGTTCGGTTGTTCTGGTTTCCAACGAAGTGGGGCTCGGTATCGTTCCCGAAAACGCCATGGCACGCGCCTTTCGCGATCATGCCGGGCATTTGCATCAACGTGTCGCATCATGTGCGCGCAACGTATTTTTTGTAGCGGCGGGCTTGCCGCTGAAAATGAAGGGTTGA
- the cobW gene encoding cobalamin biosynthesis protein CobW encodes MQGQKIPATVITGFLGAGKTTMIRHLLSKADGRRIALIVNEFGDLGVDGDVLKGCGAENCTEDDIVELTNGCICCTVADDFIPTMEKLLDRDEKPDHIVIETSGLALPQPLVAAFNWPGIKPRVTVDGVITVVDSAAVADGRFAEDHERLDAQRRDDDALDHESPLEELFEDQLTAADLIVLNKADLIDDTRLEAVRSDVAVRSKRSPAMVTAKGGEVPPAVLLGLGMESEADIANRKSHHERAHDAAHEAGEDHHHDHDEFDSFVVEAGAIADPDRFIEQLKSIISDHDVLRLKGFADVPGKPMRLVIQAVGTRIDSYFDRPWSVGEVRGSRLVVIGLHDIDKSTIETAIRQAAGG; translated from the coding sequence ATGCAGGGACAGAAAATTCCCGCGACTGTGATTACCGGATTCCTTGGTGCCGGAAAGACCACAATGATCCGCCACCTGCTCAGCAAGGCAGACGGGAGACGCATTGCGCTGATCGTCAACGAGTTCGGCGATCTTGGCGTGGACGGTGATGTGCTGAAGGGATGCGGCGCTGAAAACTGTACGGAAGACGATATTGTCGAGCTGACCAATGGCTGCATCTGCTGCACCGTTGCGGACGACTTCATACCGACGATGGAAAAACTCCTGGACCGGGACGAAAAGCCTGATCACATCGTCATTGAAACCTCCGGTCTCGCCTTGCCCCAGCCTCTGGTCGCCGCCTTTAACTGGCCGGGCATCAAACCGCGTGTCACCGTCGATGGCGTGATCACTGTTGTGGACAGTGCGGCTGTGGCCGATGGCAGGTTCGCCGAGGATCACGAGCGGCTCGATGCGCAACGCAGGGACGACGATGCGCTGGATCACGAAAGCCCGCTTGAAGAACTGTTTGAAGATCAATTGACCGCGGCTGACCTGATTGTCCTCAACAAGGCGGATCTGATTGACGATACACGTCTTGAAGCGGTTCGCAGCGATGTCGCGGTGCGGTCGAAGCGCAGCCCGGCTATGGTCACGGCCAAAGGCGGTGAGGTTCCGCCTGCTGTCCTTCTGGGGCTTGGCATGGAGAGCGAAGCCGATATCGCAAACCGCAAGTCGCATCATGAACGCGCGCATGATGCCGCGCATGAGGCTGGTGAAGATCACCACCACGATCATGACGAGTTTGACAGTTTTGTTGTTGAGGCCGGTGCGATCGCCGATCCGGACCGGTTTATCGAACAACTGAAATCCATCATATCGGATCACGACGTGCTGCGGCTGAAGGGCTTTGCCGATGTGCCGGGCAAGCCGATGCGGCTTGTGATCCAGGCCGTCGGGACCCGTATCGATAGCTATTTCGACCGGCCCTGGTCGGTGGGCGAGGTGCGAGGCAGCCGGCTGGTTGTCATCGGCCTTCATGATATCGACAAATCCACTATAGAAACGGCCATCCGGCAAGCGGCCGGCGGCTGA
- the cobN gene encoding cobaltochelatase subunit CobN, with amino-acid sequence MHLLLAQKGTISDSDEAVDLGQSPGDIVFLSAADTELASLAAAQAGLTSSAPTLRLASLMTLRHPMSVDSYVERTAKHARLIVVRALGGASYFSYALECLHSCAVANGIAMAVLPGDDKPDDGLSSFSTMSEGDVEALWRYLVEGGAANTASFLTYCAWLLGRADKPASAVPLLKSGLWWPGLDTPALADIVTSGNERPVVPICFYRALVQSGQTQPVEALVSALQGEGVQPLPIFISSLKDPVSVATVEAVFGECPPDVVINATGFAVSAPGGARKPTALEATGAVVLQAIFSGSTHETWSASAQGLSARDLAMNVALPEVDGRVLSRAVSFKSAASFDEKVEANIVTHVAEPDRALFVARLAANWASLRRGKPVERRVALILANYPNRDGRLGNGVGLDTPAGTIEVLTAMAAAGYDVSALPDDGNVLMDVLMEGPTNAAVDARAIRETISRTDYLQFFDQLPEPVRRAVSTRWGAPDEDPFFVGDKEGGRFALPLMRFGNVMVGIQPARGYNIDPKDSYHSPDLVPPHGYLAFYAFLRTSFEADAVVHMGKHGNLEWLPGKALALSQDCYPEAVFGPVPHLYPFIVNDPGEGTQAKRRTSAVIIDHLTPPLTRAGSYGPLKDLEALVDEYYEAAGSDPRRLRLLKAQILDLVRDIGLDSDAGIATGDSDEAALEKLDAYLCDLKEMQIRDGLHIFGRSPEGRLRDDLICALARVPRGMGEGGDASLQRAIADDLQLGFDPLDCAMASPWSGSRPQWLLDLCSDPWRTAGDAVERIELAAQELVSGRRECPAEWTATQQVLEGVSQVLEPALRRCGTAELEGLLLGLSGRFVEPGPSGAPTRGRPDVLPTGRNFYSVDSRSVPTPAAWELGRKSAELLVARYTQDHGEWPTSFGLTAWGTSNMRTGGDDIAQALALIGAKPVWDNASRRVTGYEVVPLALLDRPRIDVTLRVSGFFRDAFPEQIALFDRAVRAIGVLEEDASDNPIAARMKAERQALVDDGVDEQLASERAGYRVFGSKPGAYGAGLQALIDEGGWEGRQDLAEAYLVWGGYAYGAHAEGRAERNALEKRLGTVEAVVQNQDNREHDLLDSDDYYQFEGGMTAAVEALSGNRPSVFHNDHSRPAKPVIRTLEEEIARVVRGRAVNPKWIDGVMRHGYKGAFEIAATVDYLFAFAATTGAVRDHHFEAVYQAFILDDRVRDFIEQNNRPALREMAARLDEAITRGLWVPRSNSAQFDLRALSGTSEERRSGHG; translated from the coding sequence ATGCATCTGCTGCTGGCGCAAAAGGGTACGATCTCCGACAGCGATGAGGCCGTCGATCTCGGCCAGTCGCCGGGCGACATTGTTTTCCTCAGCGCCGCCGACACGGAGCTTGCAAGCCTCGCAGCCGCGCAGGCAGGTCTCACCTCCTCGGCGCCGACACTGCGCCTTGCCAGCCTCATGACGCTGCGCCATCCGATGTCCGTTGACAGTTATGTCGAGCGGACGGCCAAACATGCGCGGCTGATCGTCGTGCGCGCATTGGGCGGCGCGAGCTACTTTTCCTATGCGCTTGAATGCCTGCACAGCTGTGCCGTGGCCAACGGCATTGCCATGGCCGTATTGCCAGGCGACGACAAGCCGGATGACGGCCTTTCTTCGTTTTCGACCATGTCCGAAGGTGATGTTGAAGCGCTATGGCGTTATCTGGTTGAGGGCGGGGCGGCAAACACCGCGTCCTTTCTCACTTATTGCGCATGGCTTCTGGGCCGCGCCGACAAACCTGCCTCGGCAGTTCCTCTGCTCAAATCCGGTCTTTGGTGGCCTGGGCTGGACACCCCGGCGCTGGCCGATATCGTCACGTCCGGAAATGAGCGGCCCGTCGTGCCGATCTGTTTTTACCGGGCGCTTGTGCAAAGCGGTCAAACCCAGCCGGTCGAGGCGCTTGTCAGCGCGCTGCAGGGCGAAGGCGTTCAACCGTTGCCGATTTTCATTTCGAGCCTGAAGGATCCTGTGTCTGTCGCCACAGTGGAAGCCGTTTTCGGCGAATGTCCGCCTGACGTTGTTATCAATGCAACGGGGTTTGCGGTTTCCGCACCCGGCGGCGCGCGCAAGCCAACAGCTCTGGAAGCAACCGGAGCGGTCGTTCTTCAGGCCATATTTTCAGGATCCACCCATGAGACCTGGTCAGCATCCGCGCAAGGTCTCAGCGCCCGCGATCTGGCGATGAACGTCGCATTGCCGGAGGTTGATGGCCGTGTGCTCAGCCGAGCCGTGTCGTTCAAGTCTGCAGCCTCCTTTGATGAAAAGGTCGAAGCCAATATCGTTACGCATGTCGCAGAGCCGGATCGGGCCTTGTTTGTCGCCCGCCTTGCGGCCAATTGGGCATCCCTGCGCCGGGGCAAACCGGTAGAGCGCAGGGTTGCGCTCATTCTTGCCAACTATCCGAACCGGGACGGCCGGCTGGGAAACGGCGTCGGTCTTGATACGCCGGCGGGGACGATCGAAGTTCTTACAGCGATGGCGGCTGCCGGTTACGACGTTTCCGCACTGCCCGACGATGGCAACGTTCTGATGGATGTGCTGATGGAAGGGCCGACTAACGCCGCCGTGGATGCGCGTGCGATCCGCGAGACCATCAGCCGGACAGATTACCTTCAATTTTTCGATCAACTGCCGGAACCTGTGAGACGAGCCGTCAGCACCCGCTGGGGTGCGCCGGACGAGGATCCGTTTTTTGTGGGTGACAAAGAAGGCGGCCGGTTCGCCTTGCCGTTGATGCGGTTCGGCAATGTGATGGTCGGTATCCAGCCGGCGCGGGGCTACAATATCGATCCGAAGGATAGTTATCACTCACCCGATCTGGTGCCGCCGCACGGCTATCTGGCCTTCTATGCATTCTTGCGGACCTCGTTTGAAGCCGACGCAGTTGTCCATATGGGCAAACACGGCAATCTTGAATGGCTGCCCGGCAAGGCGCTCGCCCTGTCGCAGGATTGCTACCCGGAAGCCGTCTTTGGCCCCGTTCCGCATCTCTACCCCTTTATCGTCAACGATCCGGGTGAGGGGACACAGGCCAAGCGGCGGACATCGGCAGTGATTATCGATCACCTGACACCGCCGCTGACAAGGGCCGGGAGTTACGGGCCGCTGAAGGATCTGGAAGCGCTGGTCGATGAGTATTACGAGGCGGCGGGCAGCGATCCGCGCCGGTTGCGGCTGCTGAAAGCGCAAATTCTCGATCTGGTGCGCGATATCGGGCTCGACAGCGATGCCGGGATCGCTACGGGAGACAGTGACGAGGCAGCGCTGGAAAAACTCGACGCCTATCTGTGCGATCTGAAGGAAATGCAGATACGCGACGGGCTTCACATTTTCGGTCGTTCTCCGGAAGGACGGTTGCGGGACGACCTGATATGCGCCCTGGCGCGGGTTCCGCGTGGCATGGGCGAGGGGGGCGATGCCAGCCTGCAACGGGCGATTGCGGATGATCTGCAGCTCGGTTTCGATCCGCTTGATTGCGCCATGGCGTCACCCTGGAGCGGTTCGCGCCCGCAATGGCTTCTGGACCTTTGCTCCGATCCGTGGCGCACGGCGGGCGACGCCGTTGAACGTATCGAACTGGCGGCACAGGAACTTGTGTCCGGCCGCAGGGAATGCCCTGCTGAGTGGACTGCGACGCAGCAGGTTCTGGAAGGTGTCAGTCAGGTGCTGGAACCAGCTTTGCGCCGCTGCGGAACGGCAGAGCTGGAGGGCTTGCTTTTGGGTCTCTCGGGGCGCTTCGTCGAGCCTGGGCCATCGGGTGCGCCGACGCGCGGGCGGCCCGATGTCCTGCCGACCGGCCGCAATTTCTATTCCGTCGACAGCCGTAGCGTGCCGACGCCGGCTGCCTGGGAACTGGGCAGGAAATCGGCAGAACTGCTTGTTGCCCGCTATACGCAGGACCATGGCGAATGGCCGACCTCTTTCGGTCTTACGGCGTGGGGCACCTCGAACATGCGTACTGGCGGGGATGATATTGCCCAGGCACTTGCGCTAATCGGCGCAAAGCCGGTGTGGGACAATGCCTCGCGCCGGGTGACGGGATATGAGGTCGTTCCGCTGGCGCTGCTCGACCGGCCGCGCATTGATGTGACGCTTCGCGTATCAGGCTTTTTCCGCGATGCGTTTCCGGAGCAGATTGCACTGTTCGACCGGGCGGTGCGGGCGATTGGCGTGCTGGAAGAGGATGCTTCGGACAACCCCATTGCTGCCCGTATGAAGGCCGAACGTCAGGCCCTGGTGGATGATGGTGTGGATGAGCAACTTGCATCCGAGCGCGCCGGATACCGTGTCTTCGGGTCAAAACCGGGTGCCTATGGCGCGGGTCTTCAGGCCTTGATCGATGAAGGCGGTTGGGAAGGCAGGCAGGATCTTGCCGAAGCCTATCTGGTCTGGGGCGGTTATGCCTATGGTGCCCATGCGGAAGGCAGGGCCGAACGCAATGCCTTGGAAAAACGGCTCGGCACGGTTGAGGCGGTGGTGCAAAACCAGGACAACCGGGAGCACGATCTGCTCGACAGCGACGATTATTACCAGTTCGAAGGCGGCATGACGGCTGCCGTTGAAGCGCTGTCCGGCAACCGGCCATCGGTTTTCCACAATGATCATTCGCGGCCTGCAAAGCCGGTGATCCGTACACTTGAAGAGGAAATCGCCCGGGTGGTGCGCGGCCGCGCGGTTAATCCGAAGTGGATCGACGGCGTTATGCGCCATGGTTACAAGGGCGCGTTTGAGATTGCGGCCACCGTCGACTATCTCTTCGCCTTCGCCGCGACAACGGGCGCGGTCCGCGACCACCATTTCGAGGCCGTCTATCAGGCCTTTATTCTTGATGATCGTGTCCGCGACTTTATCGAACAGAACAACCGTCCGGCCCTGCGCGAAATGGCGGCGCGGCTGGACGAGGCGATCACGCGCGGGCTATGGGTGCCGCGGTCCAACTCCGCGCAGTTCGATCTGCGCGCGCTCTCGGGAACCAGTGAAGAAAGGCGGTCCGGACATGGCTGA
- the cobO gene encoding cob(I)yrinic acid a,c-diamide adenosyltransferase, with product MAEKSDKLKNLSEEELNARHAEKMKKKKAARDKIIATKTIEKGLTIVHTGKGKGKSTAAFGMIFRAIGNDMKVGVVQFVKGKWGTGERKVLEAFPDQVTLATMGEGFTWETQDRQRDIDAARQAWEKAKEMILDDEHQMVLCDELNIVLRYDYLPIDEIIETLKQKPEMKHVIITGRNAKDELMDFADLVTEMEMVKHPFRSGVKAQVGIEF from the coding sequence ATGGCTGAAAAGTCTGACAAGCTGAAAAACCTCTCTGAAGAGGAACTCAATGCACGCCATGCGGAGAAGATGAAGAAGAAGAAAGCGGCCCGCGACAAGATCATCGCCACCAAGACCATCGAAAAGGGTTTGACCATCGTCCACACGGGCAAGGGAAAGGGCAAGTCCACCGCTGCGTTCGGTATGATATTCCGGGCGATCGGCAATGATATGAAGGTTGGTGTCGTCCAGTTCGTCAAAGGCAAATGGGGCACCGGCGAGCGCAAGGTGCTTGAGGCCTTCCCCGATCAGGTGACGCTCGCCACGATGGGCGAAGGTTTTACCTGGGAAACACAAGACCGCCAGCGCGACATCGATGCGGCACGCCAGGCCTGGGAAAAGGCGAAGGAGATGATCCTCGACGACGAGCACCAGATGGTGCTGTGCGATGAGTTGAACATCGTGCTTCGCTACGACTACCTGCCGATCGACGAGATCATCGAAACGCTGAAACAGAAGCCTGAAATGAAGCATGTGATCATTACAGGCAGGAATGCGAAAGACGAGCTCATGGACTTCGCCGATCTCGTGACCGAAATGGAAATGGTCAAACACCCGTTCCGCTCAGGCGTGAAAGCCCAGGTCGGTATCGAATTTTAG
- a CDS encoding type II secretion system protein GspG, with product MSKGREKAGVLPYLIGGLSFIPLLGVVFGIIAIVWGVFTRHVAGRKVAIIGACGIAFTVVIYSALFYFGFVQRGGVYDKLRSEAARAQLTSLVSAIEFYKLENGAYPATLIELAASLPDNSMVFVYDPTDISTGDNRRRFYYRVLENGKYHLRSVGLDGKLFTEDDILPDIELKKDSRIGVQLQP from the coding sequence TTGTCAAAGGGTAGAGAGAAGGCAGGAGTACTTCCCTATCTGATAGGTGGTTTGTCCTTCATTCCCCTTTTGGGGGTAGTATTTGGAATTATAGCCATAGTCTGGGGCGTCTTCACCAGACACGTAGCTGGACGAAAAGTAGCGATTATCGGGGCATGTGGTATCGCGTTCACCGTTGTTATCTATTCGGCGCTTTTCTATTTTGGTTTTGTTCAGCGCGGCGGTGTCTACGACAAGCTGAGGTCAGAGGCAGCAAGGGCCCAGCTCACATCGTTGGTCAGCGCGATTGAATTCTACAAATTGGAGAACGGAGCTTATCCAGCTACATTGATTGAATTGGCAGCTTCTCTTCCCGACAATTCGATGGTGTTTGTTTATGACCCTACTGACATATCGACGGGCGACAACCGAAGACGCTTTTATTACAGGGTATTAGAGAACGGAAAATATCATCTGCGAAGTGTTGGTCTTGATGGCAAGCTGTTCACTGAAGACGACATACTTCCCGATATCGAACTCAAAAAAGACAGTAGGATAGGAGTTCAACTCCAACCCTAG
- a CDS encoding substrate-binding periplasmic protein encodes MNYLGYLRGLLAAMSFAVPAAYAADSLTVTTLEWPPYTSENLPKGGATTEVVRQAFAAAGLDVSVVTLPWKRAISMAKEDAKSVAYFPGYHCRHVDGFVASDPIGNGPLGFAENVNSPVTWANVDDIGEQKLKVGTVLGYANTDEFDEKAGTGWIRAIPAPDDVTNLRKLARERIDIAVIDKLVLSYLLATEDSLKDLNEVLVFNERPLEDKTLYLCFNDDEDGRAMRDKFNEGLAKINVEGVVENYFEDEF; translated from the coding sequence GTGAATTATCTGGGCTATCTGCGCGGGTTACTTGCCGCGATGAGCTTTGCCGTTCCGGCAGCCTACGCAGCGGACTCCCTGACCGTCACGACACTTGAATGGCCTCCCTATACGTCCGAGAACCTTCCCAAAGGAGGTGCCACCACCGAAGTGGTGCGCCAGGCTTTCGCCGCCGCGGGGCTTGACGTCAGCGTTGTGACGCTCCCGTGGAAGCGGGCCATTTCAATGGCCAAGGAAGACGCTAAATCCGTTGCATATTTTCCGGGTTATCACTGCCGTCATGTGGACGGATTTGTTGCCTCCGATCCGATCGGCAACGGGCCGCTGGGGTTTGCGGAGAATGTCAATTCGCCCGTAACCTGGGCGAATGTTGACGATATTGGTGAGCAGAAGCTCAAGGTCGGCACGGTTCTTGGCTACGCCAACACGGATGAATTTGACGAGAAGGCCGGAACCGGCTGGATTCGTGCGATCCCGGCTCCGGACGATGTAACGAACCTGCGCAAGCTCGCCCGCGAGCGGATCGATATCGCCGTTATCGACAAGCTGGTCCTGTCCTATCTTCTGGCGACTGAAGACTCGCTGAAGGATCTGAACGAGGTTCTGGTGTTCAACGAACGGCCGCTTGAGGACAAGACGCTTTATCTTTGTTTTAACGACGATGAAGACGGGCGTGCCATGCGTGACAAATTCAATGAAGGTCTTGCCAAGATAAACGTTGAGGGCGTCGTCGAGAACTATTTCGAAGACGAGTTCTGA
- a CDS encoding response regulator, whose product MVDSTGGSTEDRSANPEPQVRSRFGRSVQTKFLLYVVPLVLVSTVVVFGLFEWNARRSAEEQLQGKLEKLAEIQSAVVAESLWNVADEQIKLILAALLTDSDVLAAAVYDERDRLVAEAGMTDKFDTTRFIAQEDIFYDSGDQKIRIGSLRIALAETRLGALASERLALVVLLAGILLVAVVAATLTANRRIIGRPLALMMESINQPRSGAPRKPVDWKSDDEIGRVVTAFNEMQARQNAYEQQLRAANDELERRVQERTAELVDAEATAREARGQLTDAIASISEGFAIYDDKDQLIVANQRYREIMLGDAEAELPGGTPYVDLLKRAADSGRFPNAKEDQVLWIERQIGRHRAAGTPYIQELTGKQWQQVSNRRTDQGGTVAVHSDITEIKRISDELKSAKDAAEAANEAKSAFLATMSHEIRTPLNGIIGMSTLLNGTDLDDEQRDFSDTIATAADTLLTIISDILDFSKVEAGALELERTPMDLVETVESSVELVASKAAEKGIELACRINPDVPAALFGDPVRLKQILMNLLNNAVKFTEVGEVVLTVSTMMPEAGETPGETALLTFAVRDTGIGIPADRMDRLFKSFSQVDASTTRRYGGTGLGLVITKRLVELMGGEISVESTAGEGTTFTFTLPGEVARLPDRASRETQLSAIRGKRVLIVDDNRTNRLILNEKFRSWDLVPRTCGTPGEALELIKNGDLFDIIIVDYKMPEMNGFEFTAAVRDFLGGEAPPMILFSSVSPLEDRFREGVAEMNYAASLTKPAKSGQLLSALVRTLAPDVVATEPQKDETSNAEMAEGQDLRILLVDDNSINQKVGRKILKRLGYDPVVVSSGVEAIEACQSDEYHIVLMDIEMPDMDGIAATGKIRSLLPEDRVPYIVALTANAMNSERENYLKSGMDDYLSKPIDVDALTESLASAMELKENRAASHTG is encoded by the coding sequence ATGGTTGATTCGACTGGCGGATCCACCGAGGACAGATCGGCAAATCCGGAACCTCAAGTGCGCAGCCGGTTTGGACGGTCCGTTCAGACCAAGTTTCTGCTTTACGTGGTGCCGCTCGTTCTTGTCTCGACGGTTGTTGTTTTCGGCCTTTTTGAATGGAATGCCCGCCGGTCTGCAGAGGAACAATTGCAGGGCAAGCTGGAAAAGCTTGCCGAGATTCAGAGCGCGGTGGTTGCAGAATCCCTTTGGAACGTAGCTGACGAGCAGATCAAGCTCATTCTGGCCGCCTTGCTGACTGACTCCGATGTCCTGGCAGCTGCCGTTTATGACGAGCGCGACAGGCTCGTTGCCGAGGCGGGCATGACCGATAAGTTCGATACGACGCGGTTTATCGCACAGGAGGATATTTTTTACGACTCAGGTGATCAGAAGATCAGAATCGGCTCGTTGCGCATTGCCCTTGCCGAAACCCGGCTGGGGGCGTTGGCGAGCGAACGCCTGGCGCTGGTCGTGCTCCTTGCGGGTATATTGCTCGTCGCAGTTGTTGCGGCGACCCTGACTGCCAACAGGCGGATCATTGGCCGGCCGCTGGCCCTGATGATGGAGTCCATCAACCAGCCCCGCTCCGGAGCGCCGCGAAAACCGGTTGATTGGAAGAGCGACGACGAGATCGGGCGGGTGGTGACGGCATTCAATGAAATGCAGGCGCGCCAGAACGCCTATGAGCAGCAATTGCGCGCCGCCAATGATGAGCTTGAGCGGCGTGTGCAGGAGCGGACCGCCGAACTGGTGGATGCAGAAGCAACGGCCCGCGAGGCACGGGGACAGTTGACGGACGCCATCGCCAGTATTTCCGAAGGCTTTGCGATTTATGACGATAAGGACCAGCTGATTGTTGCCAACCAGCGCTACCGGGAAATCATGCTTGGCGATGCGGAGGCGGAGTTGCCGGGCGGCACGCCTTATGTGGACCTTTTGAAGCGCGCCGCCGATTCCGGACGTTTTCCAAATGCGAAAGAAGATCAGGTATTGTGGATCGAGCGCCAGATCGGGCGGCATCGGGCAGCCGGTACCCCATACATTCAGGAACTGACCGGCAAGCAGTGGCAGCAGGTCAGCAATCGCCGGACTGACCAGGGCGGCACCGTTGCCGTGCATTCCGATATTACGGAAATCAAGCGCATATCCGACGAGCTCAAGAGCGCCAAGGATGCGGCCGAGGCGGCCAATGAGGCAAAGAGCGCGTTCCTGGCCACCATGAGCCACGAAATCCGCACGCCGCTGAATGGCATTATCGGGATGAGCACATTGCTCAACGGCACCGATCTTGACGACGAGCAGCGCGACTTCAGCGATACGATCGCAACCGCCGCGGACACATTGCTCACCATCATCAGCGACATTCTCGATTTCTCCAAGGTCGAGGCCGGTGCGCTTGAGCTTGAACGCACGCCGATGGACCTTGTCGAAACGGTCGAGTCGTCGGTGGAGCTGGTTGCCTCGAAAGCGGCCGAGAAGGGAATTGAGCTTGCCTGCCGGATCAATCCGGATGTGCCGGCAGCGCTTTTCGGCGATCCGGTTCGCCTTAAGCAGATCCTGATGAACCTTCTCAACAACGCAGTGAAGTTCACTGAAGTTGGCGAAGTGGTGCTGACGGTCTCCACCATGATGCCCGAGGCGGGGGAAACCCCGGGTGAGACAGCGCTTTTGACATTTGCTGTCCGTGACACCGGAATCGGCATTCCGGCGGACAGGATGGACCGGCTCTTCAAATCGTTCAGCCAGGTGGATGCCTCGACCACGCGGCGTTATGGCGGTACCGGACTTGGCCTCGTCATCACCAAGCGTCTTGTTGAACTGATGGGTGGTGAGATCTCGGTCGAAAGCACGGCAGGCGAGGGCACGACCTTCACCTTCACGCTGCCGGGCGAAGTCGCACGACTGCCGGACAGGGCGAGCCGAGAGACGCAGCTTTCAGCCATCCGCGGCAAACGGGTCCTGATTGTTGATGACAACCGAACCAATCGTTTGATTCTCAATGAAAAATTCAGGTCCTGGGATTTGGTTCCACGGACTTGCGGCACGCCGGGAGAAGCACTTGAACTGATCAAAAACGGTGATCTCTTCGACATCATCATCGTGGACTACAAGATGCCTGAAATGAACGGTTTCGAGTTCACGGCCGCGGTTCGCGATTTCCTCGGGGGCGAGGCGCCGCCAATGATCCTGTTCAGTTCGGTATCGCCGCTTGAAGATCGTTTCCGCGAGGGTGTGGCGGAGATGAATTATGCTGCATCGCTGACCAAGCCGGCCAAATCAGGCCAATTGCTGAGTGCGCTGGTCAGAACTCTTGCGCCGGATGTTGTTGCAACGGAGCCGCAAAAGGACGAGACGTCCAATGCCGAGATGGCGGAAGGGCAGGATCTGAGGATCCTTCTTGTCGATGACAATTCCATAAACCAGAAAGTCGGCCGCAAGATTTTGAAACGGCTCGGTTACGACCCGGTTGTTGTCAGCTCCGGTGTCGAAGCGATCGAAGCCTGCCAGAGCGACGAGTATCACATCGTCCTGATGGATATCGAGATGCCCGACATGGACGGCATCGCGGCGACCGGCAAGATAAGATCGTTATTGCCGGAGGACCGTGTGCCTTACATCGTTGCGCTTACGGCAAACGCCATGAATTCGGAGCGAGAGAATTACCTGAAGTCCGGGATGGACGATTATCTGAGCAAGCCGATTGACGTCGATGCTCTGACGGAGAGTTTGGCATCGGCAATGGAACTGAAGGAAAACAGAGCGGCCAGCCACACAGGATAA
- a CDS encoding Hpt domain-containing protein, which yields MSDDVIDRNALKRLLDVIGGDRDDFEELLEEFEESTPQTLQKMTEAAQSADLDALRIASHSLKSNGRDFGAAALAAACEALEQACREGSVDDPQARVTEISEELQRARAALAGVEL from the coding sequence GTGTCGGACGATGTAATTGACCGCAACGCGCTCAAGCGCTTGCTGGACGTTATCGGCGGAGACCGTGACGACTTCGAAGAACTCCTCGAAGAGTTCGAGGAATCGACGCCGCAGACCTTGCAGAAGATGACGGAAGCTGCTCAATCAGCTGACCTTGATGCGCTGAGGATTGCGTCCCATAGCCTGAAATCCAATGGCAGGGATTTTGGCGCTGCTGCATTGGCCGCGGCCTGCGAGGCGCTGGAGCAAGCGTGCCGCGAGGGATCGGTTGACGATCCGCAGGCGAGGGTGACGGAGATATCCGAGGAGCTGCAGCGCGCCCGCGCGGCGCTTGCGGGTGTCGAACTCTAA